In Fibrobacter sp., a single genomic region encodes these proteins:
- a CDS encoding phosphopantetheine-binding protein, producing the protein MDELKNRIKEMIVTSLELEDVTAADIVEDAPLFGESERGLGLDSIDALELGIAIKETFGVSFSAANEDTKKHFYSVDTLAAYISANMPK; encoded by the coding sequence ATGGACGAACTAAAAAATCGAATCAAGGAAATGATTGTTACGTCTCTCGAACTCGAAGACGTGACTGCTGCAGACATTGTCGAAGACGCTCCCCTTTTTGGCGAGAGCGAAAGGGGTCTCGGACTCGACTCCATCGACGCTCTTGAATTGGGTATTGCCATCAAGGAAACCTTCGGTGTTTCTTTCTCGGCGGCAAACGAAGATACCAAGAAGCATTTTTATTCTGTAGATACACTGGCCGCCTATATTTCGGCGAATATGCCCAAGTAA